From a single Lolium rigidum isolate FL_2022 chromosome 7, APGP_CSIRO_Lrig_0.1, whole genome shotgun sequence genomic region:
- the LOC124679489 gene encoding uncharacterized protein LOC124679489 translates to MGLFDGLFSRRRGDGSRTDGAAPSAAMDESAAPAMDDAAAAASSSQQHCGIPPLSPTAASVVDRCARIAGVPVEQLVRRFEPEQPTPPTPPLAYARSLVEYCSYVALRAETRRRHDHLGDKEFHSLTYDMMLAWEAPDQETEAELQKAAFSGDGTDDDDGGSIFYSSPTQMAIQVDGRRTVGPEAFAKIAPACPAVAHPITVRNLFDALTNSTGGRLHFLIYHKYLNSLDKVLSSARCMSGGHKAPDLDLLDGEVVLDIFGAATTQPVLQHIGTSTWPGRLTLTNHALYFEAIGVDFSYGDAVVYDLAKDLKQCVKRESTGPWGAHLFDKAVMYKSSSISEPVFFEFPQFKGHSRRDYWFAVIKEVLHAHKFIRRYKLANFQKAEALSVATLGILRYRTVKEGFHILPAYFKTTLAFNLAEKLPKGDKILEALYGQLKQHCSRFRGSDDLAAQSSSDDLTLVDPFPLSAHTLVRMGLLTLKEEDNPEERDFTAGDVQIGGTSSVQMALERSVGYSGRVEAARATLDQVKVEDIDTNVAVLKELLFPLIEVGKRLLFLAEWEDPLKSYVFLLCFLYIAYKGFIWYMVPGFLLGSTGFMLWNKYHGDMQLIEAFEVTTPPRRRTVEQLLALQEAISQLEAHVQAGNIFLLKLRSLMLAAFPQSTNKVAAAMITAATAFAFLPFRSILLFILLETYTRHMPMRKKSSEKLVRRLREWWLRIPAAPVQLLRPHETTRWRSRLRSR, encoded by the exons ATGGGTCTCTTTGACGGCCTCTTCTCACGCCGGCGCGGCGACGGCAGCAGGACGGACGGCGCGGCACCGTCGGCGGCCATGGACGAAAGCGCGGCACCGGCCATGGacgacgcagcggcggcggcgtcgtcgtcgcagcAGCACTGCGGCATCCCTCCCCTCTCGCCCACCGCCGCCTCCGTCGTCGACCGATGCGCGCG GATCGCGGGCGTGCCGGTGGAGCAGCTGGTGCGGCGGTTCGAGCCGGAGCAGCCGACCCCGCCTACGCCGCCGCTCGCCTACGCGAGGAGCCTGGTGGAGTACTGCTCCTACGTCGCCCTGCGCGCCGAGACCAGGCGCCGCCACGACCACCTCGGCGACAAGGAGTTCCACTCCCTCACCTACGACATGATGCTCGCCTGGGAGGCGCCCGACCAGGAGACGGAAGCAGAGTTACAG AAAGCGGCATTCAGCGGGGACGgcacggacgacgacgacggcggatcCATATTCTACTCTAGCCCCACGCAGATGGCAATTCAG GTTGACGGGAGGAGGACGGTCGGGCCGGAGGCGTTCGCCAAGATCGCCCCGGCCTGCCCCGCGGTGGCGCACCCCATCACCGTCCGCAACCTCTTCGACGCACTCACCAATTCCACCGGCGGCAGGCTCCATTTCCTCATCTACCACAAGTACCTCAATAGCCTAGACAA GGTGCTGAGCTCCGCGAGATGCATGTCAGGCGGGCACAAGGCGCCCGATCTCGACCTCTTGGACGGTGAGGTGGTCCTCGACATCTTCGGCGCCGCCACCACGCAGCCGGTTCTCCAGCACATCGGGACTTCCACGTGGCCTG GGAGGCTCACGCTCACGAACCACGCCCTCTACTTCGAGGCCATCGGTGTCGATTTCTCCTACGGGGACGCCGTCGTGTACGATCTGGCCAAGGACCTGAAGCAGTGCGTGAAGCGCGAGTCCACCGGCCCGTGGGGCGCTCACCTCTTCGATAAGGCTGTTATGTACAAATCTAGCTCCAT AAGCGAGCCAGTGTTCTTTGAGTTCCCCCAATTCAAAGGCCACAGCCGCCGGGACTACTGGTTCGCAGTCATCAAGGAGGTGCTGCACGCACACAAGTTCATCAGGAGGTACAAGCTCGCCAACTTCCAGAAGGCGGAAGCACTTTCCGTCGCGACGTTGGGGATCCTCCGGTACCGCACCGTAAAAGAGGGGTTCCACATACTGCCGGCGTATTTCAAGACCACCCTGGCCTTCAACCTGGCAGAGAAGCTGCCCAAGGGGGACAAGATACTGGAGGCACTGTACGGCCAGCTGAAGCAGCATTGCTCAAGGTTCAGAGGGAGTGATGACTTGGCAGCACAGAGCAGTTCCGATGATCTGACGCTCGTTGATCCGTTCCCTCTGTCGGCGCATACACTTGTGAGGATGGGCTTGCTGACACTGAAGGAGGAGGACAATCCTGAAGAAAGGGATTTTACTGCGGGAGATGTACAGATTGGAGGAACTAGCTCTGTCCAAATGGCACTGGAGCGATCAGTTGGGTATTCTGGTAGAGTGGAGGCAGCACGCGCTACGCTCGATCAGGTCAAGGTGGAGGACATAGACACGAATGTTGCTGTCCTGAAG GAATTATTGTTTCCTTTGATTGAAGTAGGCAAAAGGCTTCTCTTTTTGGCCGAGTGGGAAGATCCACTCAAATCCTACGTCTTCTTGCTCTGTTTCCTCTACATAGCTTACAA AGGCTTTATATGGTACATGGTCCCTGGATTTTTGCTCGGCTCCACTGGTTTCATGCTATGGAACAAGTACCATGGGGACATGCAGCTGATCGAAGCATTTGAAGTCACAACTCCTCCTCGACGACGAACCGTCGAACAACTCCTTGCTCTGCAGGAAGCCATCTCGCAACTTGAGGCACACGTGCAAGCTGGGAATATATTTCTCCTCAAGCTCCGGTCCCTCATGCTTGCAGCATTCCCTCAG AGCACGAACAAAGTTGCGGCAGCGATGATCACCGCGGCTACAGCATTTGCGTTTCTGCCATTCAGAAGTATACTCCTGTTCATTCTGCTAGAGACTTACACGAGGCATATGCCAATGAGGAAGAAGAGCAGCGAGAAGCTGGTGAGGAGGTTGAGAGAGTGGTGGCTCAGGATCCCAGCTGCTCCTGTACAGCTCTTGAGGCCTCATGAGACCACAAGATGGAGATCGAGGTTGAGATCGAGATAA